The segment GTCGGAACCAATATATAGATCACACAGATTAATCGATCAATGCATATTTAACACATAATCAACAATTCCATGAGCTTCAACTTCGGttgaaaaatcatttaaaatatgattatcCAATCCAGAAGTGTCATACTTGAAATTTGAACTCATCAACAAACTAACACCACCCCcattaaaatatgattatCCAATCCAGAAGTGTCATACTTGAAATTTGAACTCATCAACAAACTAACACCACTCCCATCCTCCTTAATTTAGCCAATACACTTCTCCGGCGACTTCTTCACAGTGATTTATGGCATTTCACAGAGACGAATTACCACCAAAATTACCGGTGTACAACGACGAACACAATCCTCCTATCAGTCACACGGAGGCGCAACCAAAATTAACgaattcaagaaaagaaatagttcctaaaacccacaaaaaatattgaagttCAAAGATAGATAAGAGGGTTTGCAGGTGTCGTCAAAGCTATAATAAACACCGATTTTGTGTTAGACACGTGTTGAAAAGACCCATGTCCCGTCCAACATGGACACTCTCCCTAAAACGGAGTGTATTAAGGAGTAATGTCAATACTTGTTCACAAATACTTGTCAGTTCGATAAAAATTAgagttttaaataataaaactgaGATGATGCTgaataaagaatgaaatactTTTAAGGAAACAAGATATCCAAATGTCATAATTGTCACCGTGGAAACTAAAATACAAAAGCTCAAAGGAAGACCccttatatattttgattcaGTAACCTATTATTACAAGTCATCCTGCCATTTCACAAGACAATGCCAAGTATtctaatgaaaaaatgaaatgtcatTCTATTAggttgtttcaaaatttattgtcTATCATCAGACAAATAATaactataataataaatgaaaaggaaaaccttATATATTTTGGCTATGCCCAGAGACAACATACCAAAATGCATCCAACTACTCTACTCAGCTGGCTTGCTGCCTTTGTAGTTGCTTACTAATTTCATTTGAACATCGTTAGAAACTGGTAAATGCTCTTTGTACTCCATTGTGAACTCTCCTTTACCCTGAAATTTGTTTGTATCAACGATATTAGCAATAACATGACTACGAAAATGAACGAGTTCAATTCTTTACACCaaatatatgtgtgtgtgaatgtatatatataacaaaccTGAGTCATCGAACGGAGAGATGTTGAGTACCcaaacatattatttaatggAACCTGCAACGCAGAAATGATTTTTAGTGcatcaattttgaatataacaATAACATGAGAAGGAACTAGTAAATATTTTCGTTTCCTTCCAGCTCAAAGAACTGTCTAGAGAAATCGAGCACTCAGAGGTGGTAACTACTTGGGGGCTTACGGGAGATGTATGATGTTGAAAACTGACGAGCTAATTCCAGTTATGGCCTATGTCCTATCAAAACTGACATCTCAAAAGAATATGGTCTAAGTCCTTAGACACATTCCTACAAATAATGCACAGCCTCAATCccaacaagaaagaaaaatacccttgaaccAAATCCATAGTGTCAACCTCCTAGGCAAGacttgcaaaaataaaatacaatttgACCTTCTAGGAATTTTGAACTTCCATAACAAGGATAATAAAGGATAAAGAGTCCAAGGCTGGACAAAAgatggaagaaaaaacaagaagagCAGCCTTCTAAAGGATTATCAGGGgttcaaaatcaaacatcCCGTCTCAGCACATTTGATAAGAGATCAATGGCCAGGTAAAGGGTTCTAAGCAGATACGAAGTTAAATGAATTTACAACACCTGTAATTGTTAGGGTTCTTCACAAGCTGtactttaaaaacaaaaaaaaaaaaaagaactattGCAACAGAACTTTTTGTACAAGACTTGCTGACTTCATCATGgttataattgattttttagtttgtCTCAAACTTTATAATCTAGATTCTAGAGTTGGATAGTGGATATGTTTACTAActatatttctcatttttattccttttttttccaaaaaataaaaaattaaaaaaaaaacaagccaATGCTCCGATTCAGAAGGCATCAACCAAAACAGTATAAATGATAAAAGGGACAAAACGTCCCATTGCAAAAAAGAGGGGGTTACGACTGCTCTCCAATCTAAGTTGATGGTATGAGTTGAGTAAATATACAAGAATGTGTTGCGAACCCCAATTGGAACCATGAATGGTGTAAGGtcacaaaagaaataaaagaaactgAACTAGCTTTAATCTCTTATGCTcctaaagaaacaaatttattttcaaatctaCATGCTTAGTTATTATAAAAGTGTTAAATGcatcaaaatatatagatatattttagTACAATATTTGTGTCACTAGCGTGTGTACTGACtgtataattttagaaatttacaTGAGTTTCTGTCCCTCCTCCCTACTTAGATAGCCATAAATATTCTTATATTCCTATATACAGATTAGTTAGACATGCAAGACAGGAAAATTACCAAAGAAAACCATGAAGTACACAAGTCGGATAATTCTAATCAATGATAAGATTGTCATAAAAACATgcacacaaaaataaaagaaaaattgcgTACATTTGCAGTAATTATCGAGTCATCTCCATCCTGGTCATTTCCAACAATAACACCCTTTCGCCTGCCATAGTAAAGTGGGACAAATGCTTTcagaaaagtagaaaaaaatggtaaagaaCATGGACTTCTCAGGTAGAACCAATAAACCACTCACTTGTTGATATCACCTCCAACGGTGCCCTGAAATTCGGTAGGTACTTTCACTTCTACCAGCATAACAGGCTCCAATATCACCGGTCTTGCAGCTGCATAACACTGGCATAAAAAGGACCAATTACAAACAATTTGAGGTATATTTTTCCTCCCAAAGTGGCAGGCTGaggtaattaaaatatctGAGGTATAAATAACTATTTTCTTAAGGACAAAAAGTCCAAAATTAAGAAACTTCCCCTGAATAAAAACATGGGATAAAGGGATCTACCTGTCTAAATGCATATATTGAAGCTAATTTAAATGCAAGTTCGCTGGAATCAACAGCATGAGCAGCACCATCAGTCAAGACAACACGAAGGTTCTCGACAGGATGCCCAATTAATGAGCCACTGAGTCAAGTATTCAAAAGATCAAATATAAGAAGCCGTTGTAAACAAGTACCAAGATCTATTGAATAAGATGCAAAATATAATGTCATATTCTTCCAATAACTTTAGAATAGAAATATGCGTACGAGTTGGCAGCTTCCCGAAAACCCTTCTCGATTGCAGGGATAAAATTTGATGGTATAGCTTGTCCGACAATTATGTTCTCAAACTCAAATTTAGTTGGTGATCCTTGAGGAAGTGGTTCAATATATCTGCCATTATAGATAAACAAAAGTGATGTTAAACTACCAAGTCACTCCACCAAAATAATATACAAGGAAAGATAATATAATTCTCATTAAAAACAGTAAAAACCAAGATTATTAAAAAGGAGTACAGTAATTACAGTGTTCAGGAAGAGCATGGACAGAACTAAGTAAACTAAGGAACTAGGAGAGATATGAagatctcaaattctttgttGGCTTGTCATTCAGCATTTTGATTCTATTCTACTTTGAGTTATATCAAAGTGGTAATAGAGATGGTTGCAGTTCTTGGGAATGATTtcaagaaagaagataaaagaatTGTCTAGAAGTTATGCACATCCTTGGACAAGATGTGATAGAGCAACATTAAcatattatttctaaaaaaaactaagacaTGAATACAGGTAGATCAAGGacacatttctttttttatgagGCCACATACAGATGCAGCAAAGaatacatttattaaaaatacaatgaaAGCTCCCAGTGACCATAATAGTTGTTGGAAGAAGTAAGTATGGCCAAACAGAAGAGTAGAAGGTTCTTtaagatttggattaaaaaCAAAGAGGACCAACACATACATAATACaaacattttgaaatcataTGGAACAAAGAACACTGGAAGTGTTAGAATAGAACACGCATAAAGTATCAGAATCTAATGGAGATTTTAACAAAATGGGCAAGGGGGTGTAGCCTAAGTAGCCTCAAGGACAGTATTCTCCAAGCATCAAACCCTAGAAACTCCATTGAGATCAAGATGTAAAATACATGAGGACTCACTATTTATAGggaaatataaaaatggaataGTAAAAAGGACTAACCTAGGATTTACCGGATCAACCTATTTTTTTCCCAACTCTCCctccaattctctctctcccaaaaAAAATCCACCCACGCCTTTTAGAAAGGCTTCTTTCTATGATTGAAAAAATTcccacaaaataatatttgcttCTTGGTCATTTTTGGAACACAACcaagaataaaataatccACAATTccacataaaaaaaaggaactccCTTCACAAATCTTGAAAACATGCCAAATCTTGAAAACATGCCACGGGGGCTGGACCGAGGGTAAGAAAGTTCCTTCAAGAAAATGTTAGGtcaaaattggaaaatgaATGGGCTGTGTTGTGGGTATGGTCGGGTCATATCCTCTTCCTCCTTCACGCTTGTGGCAACATAGAGAACCCGATATCAGTCACGATAAAATTAAGTCAAAACATCACAGAGCACACGGGAACGGGGTTTGACAAAATGCACATAAGCTCTTCCCTTCCTTGTCAATTGTTCTTCTGCATCTTCCTTGTCGTTGTGGGTTTCACAATCTCATCTCCTTCTTGTTGCCATCCTCCTTGTTGCCTACTTCACACATGACTGCACTTTGAGTTTCCAACTCCTTCCAATCAAGACATGACATCTCCCAGTCGAACTCATGGACTTTTCCTCACGTTTTGCCTTCTTCTAGGTTGTTTTTTTCAGGTTTCGTATAACATTCATAGGCATCAACTACGACAAATAGACTTCTTCGATTTCATGTGCTTGTTCTTTACACTCAGATTTCAACGATGATTCTTTGGGTATTTCTAGCACATACTCACTTTTTCGAGTGAGTTCTTTATTTCCTTAGACTTCTCTTCATAGAAATTTCCATTTGGAAAACTAAATTTTCCAAAGCAAGCCTCATGTCTTTCAACTCCTCATTGATTTCTTCCCTCGAATTTCCAATTTACTACAAACGACAACCTACCGTTTGGTATGTTAGTTTGATCCAAAGTTGAAAGAGGCTTCTACTTCTTTGGTCATGAACCATGTTTGAAGGTTCATCTTTGTCATAAAAATCATTCGACAATTTTCTCAAAAACTCTTCACTAAAGGCTTCCCCTTGTAATTACGTGTGCATTATTTAATAGCAAGTATAGCTCACAAGCCTCCCTCTTGCTGTCTACATTGACAAAATTTTATCGGTCTTTCACTAGCGGCAAGGATCATTGGCCCAAGCGCTAGGTCTAAACCAAATTGGTGTAGCCTAAGTAGCCTCAAGGAGAGAATTCTCCAAGAATCAAACTCTAGAAACTTTCTTAAGATCAAGATGTAAAATAAATAGGGGGACTCAATATTTCGAGGGAAGTAATACACAAAAGGGATAAAAAAAGTACAACCTAAGATTTACCCAAGATTAACCTGATTTTTCCTAATTCTCGGTCATGTCcaattcatcaaaatttattgatgGAACAAATAGGTGTGGATCTCACTCACACTTCTCAACAAAGTTTCagaattaattgattaaattggagagaaaattggTCAACTAACcaaatatgtttatttaatgaaaaagcAGACTTCAATGAGAagagatgaaagaatacaCAAGCATACAAAAGGAAAGTCCCACAAAAAGGGGAGCAAACTACAAGAAGGGATCAAGTTAAGTAATATATGTTGGTTAGAAAGTTAAGGGATACTAAacaaagttttgattttgactTACACCGCTAGTTTCAATGTGCTTCcaaaaattatctaaaaaattattttccaatCTATTCTTATACTAGTAGCTCCTTGTCAATATTAAAACACTTGGGTTCTTTTTAtaactttcattgagaaaaaatgaaaaaatacgAAGAACATATAAAAAACCAAGCCCACAAAAGAAAGcccagaaagaaaaaggggctCCATCTGTAAAAATATAGATCAGTTCTTCAATATGGCTTCCCAAACAGCTTTGAGTGGTTTGTGGAGTCCTCCTTAATAGTTTCAGCCTATATTTACCAGCTCTCAAAGTATTTTGGTTGAAAGATGGAAAAGTTAGAGGAAAGATCCTTTGTTGATTACAAGATTTGTTCtgtaaaagttttattattctcATGGCTGATCCCTATTTGGGTTGTAATTGTCTcaagttcttgattttgttttttctctctatttccACTCCTTTTGAGGATTTATATCCCTTAaacattattctttttaattatatccAAAACTGTAATATTCAAGAAGGCACCAAGTGTACGATCATTAAAGTTTTGCCAAAAAAAGGACACAAGTGGAACTTACCCACATACTCGCCCATACTGCCCTTGGCCTCCTGTCTGttttttatgtaaataatcaaattcagCACGTTGAGTGACAGTCTCTCTGAAGTTCACACGAGGCTTTCCAACAGTTGCATCAACCTATGGAGCATGTCCACCCAAAAAAATTCCATTTAGAGTTTTAGTTCCAAATACAAACAAgaaatcttttttctttccagatgactaaaacaaagaaaccttaaaaaataaattggagAATGTAAAAAACCTTGTACTCTCTCTTAATGCGTTCGACATAAATATCCAAATGCAACTCTCCCATCCCTGAAATTATTGTCTGCCCACAGAAATAGTTTAAGAAATGCATTAACATATGCATAAAGAGTTCCTGGAATTCTAGAAATGGGAATGTATGGTACCTGCCCACTCTCTGGGTCTAACCCAACACGGAAAGTTGGGTCCTCTTTTTGAAACCGATTCAAAGCCTTTGAGAACTATGCAAAGTGTCCAAAATAAAGGTTCAATTTACAGTAATATCACTACTATGATCTCAGTCACCCTCACAGTGAAATCAACTCACCTGGCCTCCAGAATCTTTGGAAACTGGTTGTACCGCCAATGACATCACTGGCTCAGGAACGTTCATAGAGGTCATAGTGTACTTAACTGACCCATCCGTAAATGTATCTCCTGATAACCAACAGGGTAGAATATCATGAAAGGTTCAAATAGCAAAGAATTCAACATGTCCCCCATCccataaaactaaatttaatacAAGAACGTCCTGGGTAAAATATCAATCAATTCCAGGATCAATTCTTCTCTAGTTATCATAATTTTGAGGTTTTTCTAGGATAATTCCATTCTCAAAACAAGATTACTCTGATCATCATATAAACTGGATTTCCCGGGTAAAATATACCAGCTGGTGGAAGTAAGCATTGGTAAGAGACACACCTGATGCACAGTCGACACCAAAAACTGCAACTATTTGCCCAGCATGTGCCTCTTGAATATCCTGCAAGCAAAGAATATCCTTGAGGgggacagagagagagaggaactGGTGGATAGGACATgcatcttattattatttattattaaaagacCTCATACACTATCGAGAAATACCCCCACCTTCATACCAACAGAATCAAGCCTAGAGGTCAATTGTTAAAGGAAAAGgcttaaacaaaaatttcaaatgtcAAAGTACATTTACAAATTGCTAGAATGAAAGTTAAAGAAGTCAACCTCCATTTCATCAGAATGCATCCTGACCAAGCGAGGAACCTGCAGAACATGAAGATAAACTTCATCAGATATGAAATAGTCATCAGATTTCCATTTTGGAGGCAAAAGGACAtgacaataaattaatagcaTCCCTAATAAATTCTCCACATCATCaagctgaaaagaaaaatttcaacattaaGTAAACATTCAACTAATATTGCAAGCCAATAAAACTGACCTTAATCTTCTTGCCTGTGTTTACATTGACAATAAACTCTCCCCTCTTGATGACACCTTCATAGATTCTTCATTGAGGGAAAAATACGTTAGCACCAGTAATCAAGCGTACAGTGTATAATGCAATTATATACAGAGTATTTAAACACATTCgttcatattcatattaacTAAAACAAGTAGATAACTTCATGCCACTGGGCGAGTTGAAGCCAATGTTTTAAAAGGCTAGAGACGTCCCCAAAACTTTTCTCTGGAAGATGCTACATGTAAgcctaaattttaattataaatgttaAACTAATCCAAGTTTTTGTGTTGAACATAACAgttacataaaattatttttaataaagtcAATAACCACTTGAACAAAAAATCTATAAGAATATCTTTAACATCACTGCTATTTTCACCAATAAAATTTGActaattctataaatttatgTCTTCAGTGTTTTTAGAGCCTAAGTAGTAAAGGTAGTAATAACTCaactcaaatcaaaatattacaaCTCAAACGTCTACACTTTTGACGGATGTGGCAAATTAAAACTACTCTTCTAACCGTTATACAAGGTGTAGAAAGTTTTAAGTCTTTGTGCGTTCTCATAGAAGCGTAAGCCTCTTATGGTCCAAAAAGAGAAGTCTTGAGGTTAAAAGTTAGAGTCTTGCTTCAAAAGTTCTTTTAAAAGattgattgaaatttgagATTGTTTACCAATATAGCCaattaaattcaaaccaattaatttaattgcaAAACAGATATACTAGTGgaacaacaagaaaaagaaccttttttaaatgaagtcCAAACTAGCGATGAAACAAATGAAAGGAAAGACATGAATATTAGATCCTATTACATGAAGTCCATTTCATCAAAACAATCTATCAACTTAAGCTATAAGCGTAATATACTCAACAATAAGTTATCCCAtctccccttttcttttcattgtaATTTTTCTTCCACCAGCCGATTTTTTGGAATCTATGGAAAACTAGAAATCAAAGAGTATTCACGGAAAATTCGCAGACTTATACAAAGCTCTTCAACAATATTATTACCATGCgatatcttggtgtaaattATCTAATATCTTTGCTTCCAATAGTTATACCTCCCTTTTTGTAAATCGGGGAGGTCTTTCGTAAATATCATGGATAATCCATCCCTTTagcaaatttcaaatatcaattaaattttctcttaccaaagaaaaaaatttgaacatagcACATAGAATACCTCAAATATGTCAACTGACCAAAACGACCTTCTTCCAACTTAAATGCTAATGCCACAAGCCGTCCATCTGGAGTACCATTCAACATAATCTAAAATACAGCAGAATAACATATTTCAATCCTCACATCAGCATAGGAAAGTATCTAGAACACGAACTGTTTATTTAGACCAGtaaccttttcttcattctttgttTGGTCCAAAGCATAATTACTAACTTCAATTGGACAAGGCAAGTAACTAAGTACTCCATTTAGAAGTGGTTGAACTCCCTGTAATCCATACATAAGAaacatcaaaaagaaaaaaagaaaaaaaaacaattatcaCACAGCTGTAAGATGCATAGTTGTTTGGTAGCGGAGCATAAAACAGCAAATTGATAGAGCAATGATTTGAGTtatcacaaaaagaaaaagaaagaaaaaagaaaaaagaagagagagagtgatTGAACTAAGCAGACTGTATTTGTAATTgactaataaaattataaagtaCAACTCTTATTTGAGTTATCAAAGCCACAGAATTCCTATATGTCCTACTagttttaatgtaaataaaaaatgaagaaaatcagCTACTAACATTAAGTAGATTATGAGTACCTTGTTTTTAAATGCACTACCCATGAATACAGGTATAAACTTCCGTGCAACAGTAGCCCTCCGAACTGCAGCCTATTTATaagtagagagagattgaTTAAAGAAAGTTACAAGTACCTactgaaaatagaatataacaGCCTCGTAAATTTCATTCAACACAAAGGAAGACCACAAAAACAAACCTCCTGCTACTGGTCCtatgaaataaaatgtgtttgtgtgtgtaaCTGGAAAACATGAGTGTACAAATGTCGTTCACCAATCAATAtgttaaaattagaatattgtGGAACCATATTCTTTTGTATCCCTACCCATCAgtatggaaaataaataaatcattacTACTATATTCCTTGAATAGGCACCTCAAGATCTGCAGGTGATATAGGTTCATcactaagaaatgcttcagCAAGTTTATCATCAACTTCCGAAACCATCTCTATTAGTTCACGCCTCTTTTCTGTGACTAGAGCTTCCATGTCTGCAGGAACCTCTTCAGTGGTAACTTTCTCACTGCATTGCAATAACCAAACCATGAGAAGAGGATaggaattatttttttgtattaagaaggattggaaataaaaattagatgaAGCGGGTTTGGAAATGTACCCATTGGATCCGTGAAAATAGAGAGCTTTAAGTTGTACGAGGTCAATAAGTCCCTTAAACTCCTCTTCTAAGCCAATTGGAACTTGCACAGCGGCACTATGATGCCGGAGTTTAGACCTTGCCTTCAAGACAAACCAATCCAATTCAGTTCAAAGATTAGTACTCTACTCATTATCACCGACAACTACATTGCTGATTAGCTGCAATTCATCAACTCGAAAGAACCCACCCAATCTGTGGCGAACTTTTTATGACTAGTAGCAACAAATAAACCATGAAATCaactgaaagaaaaataaaagaattaatttacCTTCATTGTTGACCAGTGTGAAAAATTATCTaacatttcttaattaaaatgcTATGACCTCCTTAGGAGAACTTGtttatgatgaattttttataagtCTTCAAGTgaaaaattatgtaattttcTTAGGTCAGGATCGTTTCTTTCTAACATAATTAACCAGTGCACAGCCCTTTCTAATATAGACCAAAACTACATAAGAATTTAATTACATTCGAGGATTATTTACAagttctctttccttttcaaaataatcaGCGGAAAACCTAgcaaaaaattaggaaaactataatttaaaaaaaaaaacgcaaaaACATTTGGTTAGTACTAGCATGTTGTTACTTCCATATAATGTATAATCTGCAGTAATATGTCTGTGTGTGTATCAACAAAAAATCGAGAAAGCAAAAGTAACATGcaataatttcaaatccataaagaaaaattaaaagataaaagttaCCTGGTTCAAAACCTTCCACGGATCAGCACCCATCCTGTCtagtttattaataaatgcaaGCCTAGGAACTTCGTATCTTCTCATCTGCCGATCAACAGTAATAGACTGACTCTGCACACCACCAACACTACAGAGGACGAGAATGGCACCATCAAGAACACGCAAAGCTCTTTCTACTTCGATAGTGAAATCAACGTGACCAGGGGTGTCAATAATGTTAACCTGAAAtagaatatgaataaaaaaaacaatcaaaaaaTTCTTCATGGGGACTGCAAGTTTCTTCACGAAACAGATCACCACACCATAAAAGTTTGATAATCCCATATAAATGTCCTCATTTACATTCATTTTGactcaaaattataaaattacacAAATGACTAATTTGAAATGCAAATCTTCAGTCGAACTTATCTTGTTGAGATgcatcaaataaatttacaaaatgtTTCACTTGAAAGTTCCTTGGACGCTAGAACTAGtatcaatgttttttttagtgcaACTAGTACCAAGGTTTACCCTTATGAAACGATGGCATATTATCATTGCTCTCTCGTACGTTTACATCTAGTAGAATAAAGTAACAATAGAAAAACGCATCCTAATTAGCTTCAGCTTCTAAGGCAAACtaaattcagaaaaaaaaaataaagacgTAGCTTTTTAGAAATCTATAATCATACCTGGTAACCATTCCAAGTACAGTAAGTGGCAGCGGACTGAATTGTGattcccttctctctctctaaatccATAGAATCCATCTTGGCACCAACCCCATCTTTTCCTCTAACCTCGTGGATTTCATGGATTCTACCCGTGTAATACAGAACTCTCTCAGTCAGCGTCGTCTTTCCCGAATCAATATGCGCGGAGATCCCGATGTTGCGGAGCTTCTCCATGGATTCCTTCCACCATGGCTCCTTGTCCTCCTTCACACGGGCCGCACTCGAAGAGTAGCGGAGGTGGAAATTTCCAAGAAGGAGAGCGGTGGCGGGTGAGGGAGATGAAGAGAACGTCGAACGAGAGAGGGAAGAGGCATAGAAGGAATAGAGAAGGCGCGGTGTGGAGGATCTCCGGAAGCCGGCCATGGCGACGGAAATGGGGGCTTTGAGggctaaaccctaaaccctttgTTTGTATTTACCGTGAGTTTTTGTGTCGGTTAGTTGTTGGCCTTCACGTATTGAAGTGTCGTTCGACTATGTAGATTACagggttcgattttttttttttttttttaaataatcttaATATTAGTGTATAAATACatctatattttcaaaaatttcattaatacccttcaactttataaaataaaaattaaaaatacatttaactCAGTCGAAAATTTTGTCTTATGCATGACGACACGTGCTCAATGGTCCCTACACGTGTTATGTATTTTGATATGATGTGTTACGATTATGTAATATACtataattttatgatatgttatgatgatgtagcATGTTATGGTGACATGAGATGTATGACAATACAATACATTATGATGATATCTCATATTACGATAATATGTATGTATAAATGTCATGTTGTACTGTGATATGACGTGCTACGACATGTATGACAACGAAAAGTTTTCTAATGCACAACTCTTaagttatgttatgaatgataaacgtatgaaaatttatgcatgcatgttacgTAGGGTAATAGGTGGAGGTGGGGTTGTGTCGCatgaatgattaaaataaaaactatggGGACCTCACGCttat is part of the Cucurbita pepo subsp. pepo cultivar mu-cu-16 chromosome LG12, ASM280686v2, whole genome shotgun sequence genome and harbors:
- the LOC111807221 gene encoding elongation factor G-2, mitochondrial-like; the protein is MAGFRRSSTPRLLYSFYASSLSRSTFSSSPSPATALLLGNFHLRYSSSAARVKEDKEPWWKESMEKLRNIGISAHIDSGKTTLTERVLYYTGRIHEIHEVRGKDGVGAKMDSMDLEREKGITIQSAATYCTWNGYQVNIIDTPGHVDFTIEVERALRVLDGAILVLCSVGGVQSQSITVDRQMRRYEVPRLAFINKLDRMGADPWKVLNQARSKLRHHSAAVQVPIGLEEEFKGLIDLVQLKALYFHGSNGEKVTTEEVPADMEALVTEKRRELIEMVSEVDDKLAEAFLSDEPISPADLEAAVRRATVARKFIPVFMGSAFKNKGVQPLLNGVLSYLPCPIEVSNYALDQTKNEEKIMLNGTPDGRLVALAFKLEEGRFGQLTYLRIYEGVIKRGEFIVNVNTGKKIKVPRLVRMHSDEMEDIQEAHAGQIVAVFGVDCASGDTFTDGSVKYTMTSMNVPEPVMSLAVQPVSKDSGGQFSKALNRFQKEDPTFRVGLDPESGQTIISGMGELHLDIYVERIKREYKVDATVGKPRVNFRETVTQRAEFDYLHKKQTGGQGQYGRVCGYIEPLPQGSPTKFEFENIIVGQAIPSNFIPAIEKGFREAANSGSLIGHPVENLRVVLTDGAAHAVDSSELAFKLASIYAFRQCYAAARPVILEPVMLVEVKVPTEFQGTVGGDINKRKGVIVGNDQDGDDSIITANVPLNNMFGYSTSLRSMTQGKGEFTMEYKEHLPVSNDVQMKLVSNYKGSKPAE